The genome window GGGATGTGAGCAGGCGAACAGAGCGCCAATTGATGTCAATCACTCGACCTTCGATATCTCCAACGCGCAACCAATCGCCTACCGTGAAGGGGCGCTCGAAAAGAAGCGCAACGCCAGACATGATACTGCCCAATGTGTCCTGAAGCGCCAAACCGATCACAATCGAGCTAACGCCTAAAGCAGTAGCCAGACCTGCCAGATCGGCACCCCACACTGCCGCCAGCACGATCGCGCTTCCCGCCAGCACCAAAAACAGTCTAGCGAGATCGATCAGCAGTTTGGGCATTCGTGCCCGCCATGTATTTGCGTCAGCGTCTTCAAATAAGACTGCATTAATCAGGGAGAGAGAGGCGTGGATAACGGATAACCAGAACAGCGTTTCGATAATCTTTACAAAATTCCCGCGACCGTCCAGGTTAACGACATGATTAACGAACAGCATGAACACCAAAACGGGTAGGACGAGGTTCCTTACGAGTATCAATGTCGCTGCGATCGGCTTACCGTGCCTTTCTAGATGATGAATAGCCTCTCCCAGCATAATTACCAGGAGCGGGAACCCAAAGCCTATTGTTATCGCCCAAATCAACCATTCGGAGTTTGCGCTCATACTACTTATCAGATTCCCATTCCTTAGTTGCTTTAGCAGTTACTGGTTGTTGGGTACTTTTCAGTTGCCAAGCCACTAGCTTTTGTTTTCCAGGTTCTTGGATTTCCCCAACCCGCTCAAACTCGTAGAGGTCTTCCAAGCGATCGTAGATGTTTTGGGACACCAGGATAGCTCCCGCCGGGCAAGCTGACCTCAGCTGGTTGGCAGTATTGACAGTATCGCCCCAAACGTCGTAGAGCATTTTATTTTTGCCCATGATGCCCGCCACCACATCTCCTGAATTGATACCAATTTTTAGGTCTAGGTGCAAGCCTTTTTCATAACTATATCGGCGGACAAAAGCAAGCATTTCCACAGCAAATTCTACCATGCGTTTTTCATGATCTAGACGCGGCACACTCAGTCCGCAGGCTGCCATGTAACCATCCCCAATGGTTTTAATCTTATCTATACCGTATTTTTCGGTCATTTCATCGAAAGCTGTTACCATTTCATTGAGCAGGGCAACAACTTCCTGAGCGGACATTGATTGATAAAGGTGGGTGAAGTGGTGGAGGTCGGAGAACAATACCGTGACATTGGAAACCTGCTCGGCGATGTTTTTCTCTCCACCTTTGAGGCGTTTGGCTATAGGGGCAGGAAGTATTCTTAAGAGTAATTTCTCATTTTCGCGATTTTTCTGTTCGATCAGATTGGCGTGATTGCGAAGGCTGCTTACTGCTTCGTTGAATGACTTCGCTAACTCTCCAAATTCATCTTTAGATTTCGATGTCACAACTGTATCAAATTCTCCAGCCCCCACCCGGCGGGCACCAGCCATTAAAGTTTTGATGGGTCTGGTAAAGATGTTGGCAAGCCACATCCCCAATAGCGTGATGAGCAGCATGATTAAAGTAGCTGAAATCAAAACTCTTTTTTGAAAGTGGTCGATCGGGGCATAGGCTTCAGAAACATCTATCTTGGCGATGATAACCCACTTCAATCCATCGATTTCTAATGGCGCGTATGAATTCAAAACTGGAATACCGCGATAATCGTTGATAATCCACGTCCCCTCTTTACCTGCCAACCCTGCATCTGCTGATTTTGTTCGCACTTCCTGTAGGAGGATTGAGGTGTTGTACTCTTTTATTTTGTTAATGGTCTTCTGATCGACGCCGTTGTTTCGCAGGGTTTTTGCATAACCTTCTGGGTCTTCAATCAGGAAACGGGACGCAGAGCGCATTAGATAATCCTTCCCGACTAGAAAAGTTTCTCCTGTTTTGCCCAGACCAATCTTTTGCCAATTATTATCATTTGTCATGATGCGATTAACGGCATCAATGGGTAGCTGGAACGCCAAAACGCCTATCAATTCCGTTCCTTCAAAAATGGGAGAGGCGACGAATGAGGCTGGCGCTCCGTAGGACGCTTGCCAAGGCTCGAAATCGACAATCTCTACAAACTCCGTACTCTTCGCTTTTAGGGAATCAGCTAGAGCCTTGCCTAAGTTGCTCTGACTGTAGCGTCCGTCTATCAGGTTTGTGCCAAAGTCAATTTCTTTGGAAAGCATATAAACAATGTTACCCGTTGTGTCGATTAGGTACATATCGTAGTAGCCAAATCGTTCAGCTATGTTGCGAAAACGGGGATGGTAGCGGGCGTGAACACTGCTATACTTGCTTTTGTCACCCGCATCGTCAAGGAGAAATTTCTTGCCAACAGGGTTGGAGTTAGCTGCGATGTAGTGGTACTGGAGGTAACGGGTAGCAGTTTTATTGGGTATGTAGGCTTCGATTAGAGGTTTACCTTCGGTAGTTTTCACCAGTCTGGGCAAAACTTCCTTCGTGTAGTAGGCATCAATCTTGGTGTTATACTCGGCAGGGACGTTAGCTTTGGTAAGCTCGGCGTAGGCTGCCTTAAACTCTTTCATGGCAGCAATGAACATATAGTCATCGCTAAGCGTCTGGGTATGCTGGACGAGTCTTTCAAAGTAATCTTGGATTTGATAAGTTCTAGCAGCGCGAAGGCTGGTTAATTGGCTGAAGACTCTTTCGGTGAGAAGAGCTTTACCAGCACTAGAGCATATCAAGGTGCTGGCCCACATCGCGCCGAGGCTGACCACCAGTATCATAACTATGAATTTTGTCTTTATACTTAACAGGTTGAGAAATCGCATAGGTACATTCCTGTTATTTTTAGAGTTATTGCCGTGCAATGGTTAATTTAATACCATTTCCCCAGCTAAAGAAAATCAATACTTAGGTATAGTTAAAGTCCTGGGAAAGCCTGTACCCAAGCTCAATTCATCAACTTTTCCCCTTCCCTACTTGACAAAAGGGTAGTTTTCTTAAAATATCACGAATGGGGGGAGATAAGGAGAAAGATTTTCCTGAATTGTGAAACTTTTACGATCGATCGTCTTTCCACTGTGTGACGGGTGGCTCAGTCTGGGCTAACAACCTTCCTTGCGAAATTACATAACGCACAGTCGCTCGACGCCGAATCGCATCATAGCGACTATCAGCATCCAACACAATTAAATTCGCAGGCTTTCCTACCTTAATACCATAATTATCTTCCAGATGTAAAGTTTTAGCTCCATGACTTGTCACCATATCGAAACAAGCATCTATCTCAGCCATCCCCGTCATCTGACAGACATGAACCGCCATGTGCGCCACATCCAGCATATTACCTGTCCCCAAACTATACCAGGGGTCTTGGATACAATCATATCCCAAACTAACATTCAGTCCGGCTTGCCACAATTCCTTTACTCGCGTCACGCCTCGGCGTTTGGGATAAGTATCGGTGCGTCCTTGCAAAGTAATATTAATTAACGGATTGGCAATGAAATTAATTTGCGATCGCGTCAACAATCCCATTAACTTTCCA of Argonema galeatum A003/A1 contains these proteins:
- a CDS encoding adenylate/guanylate cyclase domain-containing protein, which gives rise to MILVVSLGAMWASTLICSSAGKALLTERVFSQLTSLRAARTYQIQDYFERLVQHTQTLSDDYMFIAAMKEFKAAYAELTKANVPAEYNTKIDAYYTKEVLPRLVKTTEGKPLIEAYIPNKTATRYLQYHYIAANSNPVGKKFLLDDAGDKSKYSSVHARYHPRFRNIAERFGYYDMYLIDTTGNIVYMLSKEIDFGTNLIDGRYSQSNLGKALADSLKAKSTEFVEIVDFEPWQASYGAPASFVASPIFEGTELIGVLAFQLPIDAVNRIMTNDNNWQKIGLGKTGETFLVGKDYLMRSASRFLIEDPEGYAKTLRNNGVDQKTINKIKEYNTSILLQEVRTKSADAGLAGKEGTWIINDYRGIPVLNSYAPLEIDGLKWVIIAKIDVSEAYAPIDHFQKRVLISATLIMLLITLLGMWLANIFTRPIKTLMAGARRVGAGEFDTVVTSKSKDEFGELAKSFNEAVSSLRNHANLIEQKNRENEKLLLRILPAPIAKRLKGGEKNIAEQVSNVTVLFSDLHHFTHLYQSMSAQEVVALLNEMVTAFDEMTEKYGIDKIKTIGDGYMAACGLSVPRLDHEKRMVEFAVEMLAFVRRYSYEKGLHLDLKIGINSGDVVAGIMGKNKMLYDVWGDTVNTANQLRSACPAGAILVSQNIYDRLEDLYEFERVGEIQEPGKQKLVAWQLKSTQQPVTAKATKEWESDK